Proteins found in one Enterococcus sp. 9D6_DIV0238 genomic segment:
- a CDS encoding RelA/SpoT family protein — MPKEEIMTGPGVIKLVSKYMAPKHVAFVQKAHDYAEKAHEGQVRQSGEPYFIHPIQVAGILAELRMDPHTVATGFLHDVVEDTDVTLEDLQDEFGADVAMLVDGVTKLGKIKYKSHEEQLAENHRKMLLAMAQDLRVIMVKLADRLHNMRTLKHLREDKQRRIAQETIEIYAPLAHRLGISRIKWELEDTALRYINPNQYYRIVNLMQSKREEREAYVEEAVEDIRLATEDLDIYAEIYGRPKHIYSIYRKMKDQKKQFNEIYDLLAIRVIVDSIKDCYAVLGAIHTKWTPMPGRFKDYIAMPKANMYQSIHTTVIGPKGNPVEVQIRTHEMHQIAEFGVAAHWAYKEGKTEKVDEDSDSKQLSWFREILELQDESYDASEFMESVKGDIFSDKVYVFTPTGEVTELPKGSGPLDFAYSVHTEIGNKTTGAKVNGKMVQLDYTLKNGDIIEVLTSPNSFGPSRDWLKMVATSKARNKIKRFFKVQDREVNIIKGHDAISKYLTEHGFAPKEFLSKTKLAEALERFNFQTEDDLYAAVGYGEISAQVVFNRLTEKERKEQEMERQKQEAEELMTQPVKKESDKMKVRHEGGIVIQGVENLLIRISRCCNPVPGDEIVGYITKGRGVSIHRADCPNVQHQEELAQRLIEVEWEDTENLNKEYDADLEIYGYNRSGLLNDVLQVISSMTKNLVSVEAKPTKNKMAMIHVTVKIQNLSHLKTIVDKIKNIPDVYNVRRTNG; from the coding sequence ATGCCAAAAGAAGAAATTATGACAGGACCAGGAGTCATCAAACTTGTATCAAAATATATGGCGCCAAAGCATGTCGCGTTTGTGCAAAAAGCACATGACTATGCAGAAAAAGCGCACGAAGGTCAAGTAAGGCAATCTGGTGAACCTTACTTTATCCATCCAATTCAGGTTGCAGGTATTTTAGCTGAACTTAGAATGGACCCACATACAGTTGCTACTGGTTTTTTACATGATGTTGTGGAAGATACAGACGTAACACTAGAAGATTTACAAGATGAATTCGGTGCAGATGTAGCGATGTTAGTCGACGGCGTGACGAAACTTGGGAAAATAAAATACAAATCTCACGAAGAACAATTAGCTGAAAACCATCGAAAGATGCTTTTGGCGATGGCTCAGGATCTACGCGTGATCATGGTGAAATTAGCTGACCGCTTGCATAACATGCGGACACTTAAACATTTAAGAGAAGATAAGCAGCGTCGGATCGCTCAGGAAACGATTGAAATCTATGCACCACTTGCTCACCGCTTAGGGATCAGCAGGATCAAATGGGAATTAGAAGATACTGCGTTACGTTATATCAATCCAAATCAATATTATCGAATCGTCAACTTGATGCAAAGCAAGCGTGAAGAACGGGAAGCTTATGTTGAAGAGGCAGTTGAAGATATTCGTCTTGCTACTGAGGATCTAGATATTTACGCAGAAATTTATGGACGTCCAAAGCACATTTATTCGATCTATCGCAAAATGAAAGATCAAAAGAAACAATTTAATGAGATTTATGATCTATTGGCGATTCGTGTGATCGTGGATTCAATCAAGGATTGTTATGCTGTTTTAGGAGCGATCCATACCAAATGGACACCGATGCCGGGACGTTTTAAAGATTATATTGCTATGCCGAAAGCGAATATGTATCAATCGATCCATACAACAGTGATCGGACCTAAAGGTAATCCAGTCGAGGTGCAGATCAGAACACACGAAATGCATCAAATCGCTGAATTCGGGGTTGCTGCTCACTGGGCTTATAAAGAAGGAAAAACTGAAAAAGTTGATGAAGATTCTGATTCAAAACAATTGAGCTGGTTCCGTGAAATATTGGAACTTCAAGATGAAAGCTATGATGCATCTGAGTTTATGGAAAGTGTCAAAGGAGATATTTTCAGTGACAAGGTCTATGTATTTACACCGACCGGAGAAGTGACAGAGCTGCCAAAAGGCTCAGGACCGCTTGATTTTGCGTACAGCGTACATACCGAAATCGGAAATAAAACGACAGGTGCTAAGGTCAATGGCAAAATGGTTCAGCTGGACTATACCTTGAAAAACGGTGACATCATTGAAGTTTTGACCTCGCCAAATTCATTTGGACCAAGCCGTGACTGGCTCAAAATGGTAGCGACAAGTAAGGCGCGAAATAAAATCAAACGATTTTTCAAGGTCCAAGACAGAGAAGTCAATATCATCAAAGGACATGATGCGATTAGTAAATATTTGACAGAGCATGGCTTTGCTCCAAAAGAATTTTTGAGTAAGACGAAGCTGGCTGAAGCCTTGGAGCGTTTTAACTTTCAAACAGAAGATGATTTATATGCTGCTGTCGGCTATGGAGAAATCAGTGCTCAAGTCGTTTTCAACCGACTAACAGAAAAAGAACGTAAAGAGCAGGAAATGGAGCGCCAAAAGCAAGAAGCAGAAGAATTGATGACCCAGCCTGTCAAAAAAGAATCAGATAAAATGAAAGTCCGTCATGAAGGCGGCATCGTGATCCAAGGGGTAGAAAATCTGTTGATTAGGATCAGCCGCTGTTGTAATCCCGTTCCAGGAGATGAGATCGTTGGCTATATTACCAAAGGTCGTGGGGTTTCTATCCATCGTGCAGACTGTCCAAACGTACAGCATCAAGAAGAATTGGCACAACGTTTGATTGAAGTAGAATGGGAAGATACTGAAAATCTAAATAAAGAATATGATGCCGATTTAGAAATATACGGGTACAACCGCAGCGGGTTACTGAATGATGTGTTACAGGTAATCAGTTCGATGACTAAAAATCTTGTTAGCGTTGAGGCAAAACCAACCAAAAATAAAATGGCGATGATTCATGTGACAGTTAAAATCCAAAACTTGTCTCATTTAAAAACGATCGTTGATAAAATCAAAAATATACCGGATGTGTACAACGTCCGTCGAACCAATGGCTAG
- the dtd gene encoding D-aminoacyl-tRNA deacylase translates to MKAVIQRVTEAQVQIEGKVVGKIDQGFMILLGIHAKDTKEDVDYLVRKISKLRVFEDDQGKMNLSLQEIGGSILSISQFTLYADTKKGNRPSFIEAARPETAISLYEMFNKQLKEIGIPTETGEFGADMKVTLTNDGPVTIIIDTNDK, encoded by the coding sequence ATGAAAGCAGTCATTCAGCGAGTAACAGAGGCGCAGGTGCAAATAGAAGGCAAGGTTGTTGGTAAAATCGATCAAGGGTTTATGATTTTACTAGGGATTCATGCAAAGGATACGAAAGAAGATGTAGACTATCTTGTTCGGAAAATCAGCAAATTACGTGTATTTGAAGACGATCAAGGTAAGATGAATCTTAGTTTGCAGGAGATTGGTGGCAGTATTTTAAGTATTTCACAATTTACATTGTATGCAGATACAAAAAAAGGCAACCGTCCAAGTTTCATCGAAGCGGCTCGACCTGAAACAGCGATTTCTTTATATGAGATGTTCAATAAACAGCTGAAAGAAATCGGCATTCCGACTGAAACAGGAGAGTTTGGTGCAGATATGAAAGTAACACTGACCAATGACGGACCTGTGACTATTATTATTGATACAAACGACAAATAG
- a CDS encoding 16S rRNA (uracil(1498)-N(3))-methyltransferase, translating into MQRYFMTEPYEVREHYEITGENYHHMIRVMRMEPTQQVYLVFSDRIALIAEITEVTEEAVRLKEISKEQGEKELPVNVTIACGFPKGDKLDLVIQKTTELGVHKFVAFPAKNSVVKWDHKKLVKKAERFKKIATEAAEQSHRQFAPDIVLLENKLELIDSFSAYDKILIAYEESAKTGEKSRFAQALAETKIGDSILLVFGPEGGFAPEEIEAFEKNGGILCGLGPRILRAETAPLYALSVISYQFELV; encoded by the coding sequence ATGCAGCGTTATTTCATGACAGAGCCTTATGAAGTAAGAGAACACTATGAAATCACTGGGGAAAATTATCATCATATGATCCGAGTGATGCGTATGGAGCCGACACAGCAAGTTTATCTTGTATTCAGTGATCGAATTGCACTTATTGCAGAAATTACAGAGGTGACGGAAGAGGCTGTTCGTTTAAAAGAAATCAGTAAAGAGCAAGGTGAAAAAGAATTACCTGTCAATGTGACGATTGCTTGTGGTTTTCCTAAAGGAGATAAATTAGATCTGGTTATCCAAAAGACGACAGAATTGGGTGTTCATAAATTCGTAGCGTTTCCCGCAAAAAACTCTGTTGTCAAATGGGATCATAAAAAATTAGTCAAAAAAGCTGAACGATTTAAAAAGATCGCAACAGAAGCTGCCGAGCAATCTCATCGCCAGTTTGCGCCGGATATTGTATTATTAGAAAATAAGCTAGAATTGATCGACTCTTTTTCTGCCTATGATAAGATTTTGATCGCCTATGAAGAATCCGCAAAGACAGGGGAAAAAAGTCGTTTCGCTCAAGCATTGGCTGAAACGAAAATCGGGGATTCGATTTTGCTTGTTTTCGGGCCGGAAGGCGGTTTTGCTCCGGAAGAAATCGAAGCGTTTGAAAAAAATGGCGGAATCTTATGCGGATTGGGTCCGCGGATTTTACGTGCAGAAACAGCACCTTTATATGCTTTGAGTGTAATCAGTTATCAATTTGAATTAGTGTAA
- the hisS gene encoding histidine--tRNA ligase, with amino-acid sequence MSYQKPKGTNDLLPGTSEKWQFVEETARLIFRDYQYEEIRTPIFEHYEVISRSVGDTTDIVSKEMYDFYDKGERHITLRPEGTAPIVRSFVENKLFGPEFSKPYKTYYMGPMFRYERPQAGRLRQFHQIGAEAFGSENPAVDVESMAMALDFFKQLGIQQIKLVINSLGDKETRAAYRQALIDYLEPKSAELSEDSKRRLHENPLRVLDSKDKKDKVIVAEAPSILDYLSESSKQHFETVKTMLTELNIPFEVDSNMVRGLDYYTNTIFEIMSEAPGMGAQSTICAGGRYDGLVEDLGGPATPGFGFALGIERVLITMEAEQVVVPVINEIDAYVVGIGEQTNVETLKLVQAIRNFGFSADRDFMDRKAKAQFKTAAKLNAKLALTLGETELAEGVVNVKSMESRKEKAFPLSDIYEKFDEVYDEMMTKMFDE; translated from the coding sequence ATGAGTTATCAAAAACCAAAAGGAACGAATGATCTATTACCAGGAACTTCCGAGAAGTGGCAGTTCGTTGAAGAAACAGCACGCTTGATTTTTCGTGATTATCAATATGAAGAAATCCGCACGCCGATCTTTGAACATTATGAAGTGATTTCTCGTAGTGTGGGAGATACGACAGATATCGTTTCCAAGGAAATGTATGATTTTTACGATAAAGGGGAACGTCACATTACATTGCGTCCAGAAGGAACTGCACCGATCGTTCGGTCGTTCGTGGAAAATAAACTATTTGGTCCTGAGTTTTCTAAGCCTTATAAGACCTATTATATGGGACCGATGTTTCGCTATGAGCGTCCGCAGGCAGGTCGCTTAAGACAATTTCACCAAATCGGGGCTGAAGCATTTGGCAGTGAGAACCCAGCTGTAGATGTAGAAAGTATGGCGATGGCATTAGACTTTTTCAAGCAATTAGGGATTCAACAAATCAAATTAGTAATCAATTCATTAGGCGATAAGGAAACCAGAGCAGCGTACCGTCAGGCGTTGATCGATTATTTAGAACCTAAGTCTGCTGAACTAAGTGAAGATTCAAAACGCCGCCTACATGAAAATCCGCTGCGTGTCCTTGATAGTAAAGATAAGAAAGATAAAGTGATCGTTGCAGAGGCGCCGTCGATTTTAGATTATCTGAGTGAATCGTCTAAACAACATTTTGAAACAGTTAAAACGATGTTAACGGAATTGAATATTCCTTTTGAAGTTGATAGTAATATGGTTCGGGGACTTGATTATTACACCAACACGATTTTTGAAATCATGAGTGAAGCACCAGGAATGGGCGCCCAATCGACAATTTGTGCGGGTGGACGTTATGACGGATTAGTAGAGGATTTAGGCGGACCTGCAACACCAGGTTTTGGTTTTGCTTTAGGAATCGAACGTGTATTGATCACAATGGAAGCAGAGCAGGTAGTTGTTCCTGTGATCAATGAAATCGATGCTTATGTTGTCGGCATCGGAGAACAAACGAATGTCGAAACACTAAAATTAGTTCAAGCGATCCGCAATTTTGGTTTTTCAGCAGATCGTGATTTTATGGATCGTAAAGCAAAAGCACAATTTAAAACAGCAGCTAAGCTAAATGCCAAATTAGCATTGACATTGGGTGAAACAGAATTAGCCGAAGGTGTTGTCAATGTTAAATCAATGGAAAGCCGGAAAGAAAAAGCATTTCCTTTATCAGATATTTATGAAAAATTTGATGAAGTCTATGATG
- a CDS encoding DUF3013 family protein: MKKPTILTYLDQQLTKKITEYDVALDWNTKNHSIEVVFRLFAENSAHEQIDDASGTLSEEEIIEFEDGILLFNPEKSVVDEEDYLAVIPYEGKKGIKQSILDGLVDYLNEVLNEGQSDLLDFLTDEEQEIFELKWSETAFNEAVQNYQTADGDTYIAYPSY; encoded by the coding sequence ATGAAAAAACCAACAATATTGACTTATTTGGATCAACAATTAACAAAGAAAATCACAGAATATGATGTAGCTCTTGATTGGAATACTAAAAATCATTCAATCGAAGTCGTTTTTCGTTTATTTGCTGAAAATAGTGCACATGAACAAATCGATGATGCTTCAGGAACCTTGTCAGAAGAGGAGATCATTGAATTTGAAGATGGTATTTTATTATTTAATCCTGAAAAGAGCGTAGTGGATGAAGAAGATTATCTAGCTGTGATTCCATATGAAGGAAAAAAAGGAATCAAGCAATCTATTTTAGATGGTCTTGTTGATTACTTAAATGAAGTCTTAAACGAAGGTCAAAGTGACTTATTAGATTTTTTGACAGATGAAGAACAAGAGATTTTTGAATTGAAATGGTCTGAGACAGCATTTAATGAAGCAGTACAAAACTATCAAACAGCTGATGGCGATACATATATCGCTTATCCAAGCTATTAA
- the prmA gene encoding 50S ribosomal protein L11 methyltransferase, which yields MKWTEVKVETASEAVEAISNIMMEAGASGVAIEDALDVENFQSDLYGELLDKEQFTHIKEGALVMAYFPETTFLPEILPFIKESIARLPEFGLSIGKNEMLISEVAESDWATAWKKYYHPVRVTRFLTIVPSWEKYETTDTAEKIITLDPGMAFGTGTHPTTRLTLQALETVLRGGETVLDVGTGSGVLSIASKYLGAKEVHAFDLDDVAVTAAKENMALNPVADDVYVSANDLLNNVTIEADVIVANILADIIVLMVEDAFRLLKNDGTLIVSGIIQDKKAMVIERMTAVGFLVDQIFQQGDWYAIILKKTEEE from the coding sequence ATGAAATGGACGGAAGTAAAAGTAGAAACAGCTAGTGAAGCAGTAGAGGCAATCTCAAATATCATGATGGAAGCTGGTGCAAGCGGCGTAGCGATCGAAGATGCATTGGATGTTGAAAACTTTCAAAGCGATTTGTATGGTGAACTCTTAGATAAAGAACAGTTTACGCATATCAAAGAGGGTGCTTTAGTAATGGCTTACTTTCCTGAAACAACTTTTTTACCAGAAATTTTGCCCTTTATCAAAGAAAGTATCGCACGCTTACCAGAATTTGGCTTGAGTATCGGCAAGAATGAAATGCTGATCAGCGAGGTAGCAGAAAGCGACTGGGCTACAGCGTGGAAAAAATATTATCATCCTGTACGTGTGACTCGTTTTCTAACAATCGTCCCAAGTTGGGAAAAATACGAGACAACAGATACTGCAGAAAAGATCATCACGTTAGATCCTGGAATGGCTTTTGGAACAGGGACCCATCCAACCACTCGTTTGACTTTGCAAGCATTGGAAACAGTTTTGCGTGGTGGAGAGACAGTGCTTGATGTAGGGACAGGCTCTGGAGTATTAAGTATTGCTAGTAAGTATTTAGGCGCAAAAGAAGTCCATGCATTTGACTTAGATGATGTTGCAGTGACTGCAGCTAAAGAAAATATGGCGCTTAATCCAGTTGCTGATGATGTCTACGTCTCAGCGAATGATTTACTCAATAATGTAACGATCGAAGCAGACGTGATCGTTGCAAATATTTTAGCGGATATTATTGTTTTAATGGTGGAAGATGCTTTTCGTTTATTGAAAAATGACGGAACATTGATTGTTTCAGGAATCATTCAAGATAAAAAAGCGATGGTGATCGAACGAATGACAGCTGTCGGTTTTCTAGTGGATCAGATATTCCAACAAGGTGACTGGTATGCGATTATTTTAAAGAAAACAGAGGAAGAATAA
- a CDS encoding deoxyribose-phosphate aldolase, producing MELELEKLSIMLLDPALTDQQLTDELLFLKDFSIHSIFVLPCNVARAKQLLTGTRIRIGSFTDFPLGGGTLAKKAFETGKLYREGASEVFVAMTPDQLTFGGHQSYQTLAPLAFGHDGLGFFIDSSQLNEYQKQQLTIDLAKMEDVKFMSIGLDLSMKEALYDMSIFRSGVKSQRVFQVNVKAPTLLEMELLFQAGASRIGLSNGREILPLISKWD from the coding sequence ATGGAGTTAGAACTGGAAAAACTATCAATCATGTTGCTTGACCCTGCACTTACGGATCAGCAACTAACAGATGAACTTCTTTTTCTAAAAGATTTTTCGATTCATTCGATATTTGTCTTACCATGCAATGTTGCTCGCGCAAAGCAGTTATTGACAGGAACAAGGATTCGGATCGGAAGTTTTACTGATTTTCCTTTAGGCGGAGGAACATTAGCTAAAAAGGCATTTGAAACTGGAAAGCTTTATCGAGAAGGTGCTTCCGAAGTTTTTGTGGCGATGACACCTGATCAACTGACTTTTGGCGGACATCAAAGCTACCAAACATTGGCTCCTTTAGCATTTGGACATGATGGTTTAGGCTTTTTTATCGATAGCAGTCAGTTGAATGAGTACCAGAAACAACAATTGACGATAGATCTTGCTAAAATGGAGGATGTAAAATTTATGTCTATTGGGCTGGATTTATCTATGAAAGAGGCTTTATACGATATGAGTATTTTCAGATCAGGAGTCAAAAGTCAAAGAGTATTTCAAGTTAATGTAAAGGCACCAACATTGCTGGAAATGGAGTTATTGTTCCAAGCAGGAGCTTCTCGAATAGGTCTTAGTAATGGTCGAGAGATTTTACCGCTGATCTCTAAGTGGGATTAG